A genomic stretch from Setaria viridis chromosome 1, Setaria_viridis_v4.0, whole genome shotgun sequence includes:
- the LOC117843772 gene encoding urease accessory protein F, producing the protein MLMESDSPVSKKSRLLQSVDCAMEEAPSNAVGVNQSLHWTQWQILDSILPTGGFAHSYGLEAAMQSRMVNDQEDLRSFVIQVLENTGSLLLPFVYCASKFPDAGAWVKLDQLLEATLTNEVSRKASASQGSALLRVAASVFTEIQALQDLRRTFLGSKIVSFHHAPIFGLICGLVGFDSETAQRAYMFVTMRDVFSAATRLNLIGPLAASVLQHQVAPDAERMVQKWRDRDVAEASQTAPLLDALQGCHAYMFSRLFCS; encoded by the coding sequence ATGCTAATGGAGTCAGATAGCCCAGTTTCGAAGAAATCAAGATTGCTCCAATCAGTGGATTGTGCAATGGAGGAAGCACCTTCCAATGCAGTGGGTGTGAATCAGAGTCTGCATTGGACCCAATGGCAGATACTGGACTCCATTCTCCCCACTGGCGGTTTCGCACACTCCTACGGTCTTGAAGCTGCTATGCAATCTCGCATGGTGAATGACCAGGAAGACTTGAGGTCATTTGTCATCCAGGTCCTGGAGAACACTGGCAGCCTTCTGCTTCCGTTTGTGTACTGTGCTAGCAAGTTCCCTGATGCAGGGGCATGGGTCAAGCTTGATCAGTTGCTGGAAGCTACATTGACGAACGAAGTCAGCAGGAAGGCATCTGCATCTCAAGGCTCAGCTCTGCTGAGAGTGGCTGCGTCTGTCTTCACTGAGATTCAAGCGCTGCAGGATCTCCGGCGGACATTCCTTGGTTCTAAGATCGTATCATTTCACCATGCACCTATATTTGGGTTGATATGTGGTCTGGTCGGATTCGACAGCGAGACAGCGCAGCGTGCTTACATGTTCGTGACGATGAGGGATGTGTTCTCTGCTGCAACAAGGCTCAATCTGATCGGGCCGCTGGCTGCTTCAGTGCTGCAGCACCAGGTTGCACCGGATGCTGAAAGGATGGTGCAGAAATGGAGGGACCGTGATGTCGCTGAGGCATCACAGACTGCCCCTCTGCTTGATGCTTTGCAGGGCTGCCATGCTTACATGTTCTCCAGGCTGTTTTGCTCTTGA